The DNA sequence AATAATGATAAGTTAATTTTCGCAAGAATTGGAGCAAATGATCCAGACTTTAATTTAAGAAATGATCCTGCAATTATCATTCGCAAACAAGATACTAAAGACACTTATTTTGTTTCAGCAATAGAAATACATGGCAATTACGATCCTGTAACCGAGATTGGAACTAACACGTATAGTACTATCAAAAAGTTAGACATCATTTATCAGGATGAAAATTATGCATCGGTGAGGATAGAAAATAAAGATGGTGAATCTTCAAATTTCATCTTCGCATTCAATGATGCCGATAAATACAGCCAACATCAAATAAAAATCAACGAAAAGGATTATAAATGGACTGGTCCTTTTACAATAATTAATAATTAATAATTAATAAAAATAAACATTATGAAAAATTTTGGAGCAAGTAAAGAATTTTTGTTAGATGCAGAACAAGAATGGGAAAAAGTTGGAGAAGGCGTTCAACGAAAAATAATGGGCTATGATGACAAAATTATGCTTGTCAAAGTAGATTTTAAAACGGGTGGAATTGGATATGAGCATGAGCACCATCATTCCCAAACAACTTACGTCGCAAGCGGAGAATTTGAATTCACTATCGGTGGCGTAACAAAAACGGTAAGCAAGGGTGATTCAGTATACATTCCGCCACATGTGCTTCATGGAGCTACGTGCACAAAAGGAGGAATTTTAATCGATGTTTTTAGCCCAATCAGGGAAGATTTCATGGACAAATAATCTGATCAACAATACTTTACGCCAGTAGCGAATATAAAATGAGATATTTCCAAAAAAAAGCTATTAAAAAATTTTGCAGTGCCCGAAAATAGCTGTATATTTGGTTTACCAGTTTGGTTAGTCAGTTTGGTAACCCAATTAAATTAAAAAAAATCTAATTCTTATGAACAACAAATTATCCGTTGCAGTTGTCTTTCTACTATTTGGTACACTCGTAACGGCTCAGGTGAAAATCCCTGATACATTAGTAAAGGAGAAGAAAATAGACGAAGTTATTATTATAGGATATGGTTCTCAAAAGAAAAGTCACTTAACAGGTGCTATCTCAAAGGTCGAAAACAAAGACTTGGATCAGATTGCTGTGTCCAGAGTAGATGATGCTTTAGTAGGGCAAGTCGCTGGCGTAAATGTACAAGCAATTGAAGGTGAAGCAGGTTCTTCGCCTACAATTAGAATTAGAGGAACTGGTTCCATTTCTGGATCATCTGATCCTTTAATCGTCGTAGATGGCCTTGTTGTAGATAACGACTATTTAGGATCTTTAGACATGAACAATGTCGCTTCATTTGAAGTTTTAAAAGATGCGGCCTCTTCTGCGATTTATGGATCACGTGGTGGTAATGGTGTTATTTTAATAACGACAAAACAGGGTAAAGACGGAAAAACTAAATTTTCATACAATACTTTCTTCGGAGTTAAAAGCGCTTATCACAGCGATGCTTACACTTATGACATTGCTGGAACAGCTGCTAGAGAACTTGCTGAAACAGGTGCTCTTTCCGCAAGAACACAGTACATTCAAAGATTAGGAATAAATACCGATTGGCAGGATGTTATTTTTGATGGCGGTACAATCGAAAGTCATACCATCAGCGCTAGAGGAGGAAGCAAAAGCACGAAGTTCAGCTCCTCTTTAGGATATGTTCATGATGAAGGGGTACTTTTAACAGATGATTTTAAAAAGTATAGTTTCAGTTTTAAATTAGACACCAAAATTAGCGATAAATTCAAGATTGGATTTAATTTATCTCCTTCTTACACCAATACCAGGAGATTTGACGGTTCAACTCATGATGTTTTACGACAAGCACCCTGGTTACCAGTTTATCTCGATGCACACTCTATTCAATTTGTGAACAGGTTGAGAGATAATGGTAAGTACGCAAATGTCAAAATTGGAGATTATGCACAACAGAGAATGTTTGATAACTTTGATTTGGTTACTGGGATGCCTGTTGCAACTGGTGGTACAAGCATAAGTGACACTAGCAATACCAATCCTGCAGCAAAAATTTTAGAAAAAAATAGAACCCAGCAAAAATTTAAAATGTTTGGGAGTATGTATGGAGAATACAGTATACTGGATGATTTAAAATTCAGAGCAGTAGTTGGCGGCGATTTTCAAAACACAGATGTCCGACGTTGGCAAGGAATTAAAGCAGATTTACTGGCTTCTTCAGCACAGTTAGACTTGGGAAGCGCCAATACTATACATTTGGTGACAGAAAATTATTTCACTTATGACAAAAGTTTTGGAAATCATGATATTACAGCAGTTGCCGGAGTCTCTGCAGAACATTGGCAAACCAATGGTAATGAAGTTTCTGCCGCAGGATATACCTCTGATTTAATCCAGACCATACAAGCTGGATCTGTATCTCTTGGTGGAAGATCTTACGAGTATGAAGAGGCTTTGCTTAGTTATTACTCCAGATTGAATTACGCATATAACAATAAGTATCTGCTTTCTGTAAGTTTCCGAAAAGATGGAAGTTCTATCTTCGGCGAAAATAACAAGTATGGTAATTTCCCGGCAGCATCTGTAGGTTGGGCAGTAAGTAAAGAAAATTTTTTACAGAGCAGTAAAGTAATTAGTAACTTAAAATTAAGAGCTAGTTACGGTTTTACTGGAAATAAAGATTTAAGAATAGAAGGTCAAGATGGTTATTTGATACAATATTACCCGTCCCTATCCTTACTTAATTCATCTACAGCAATAATAAATAATGCACCAGTAAACGGATATAATCCTTTAAATATCTCCAATCCATTTTTGCAATGGGAACGTTCTCAGGAATTAGATTTTGGATTAGACTATGGCTTATTTAAGAATAAAATTAGCGGATCCTTTGATATCTATCAACGAACAAGTGATCAACTACTACTAAACAATCCAATCTCCGGAACTACAGGATTCACCAACGCAATCGCCAATCTGGGGAAAGTAAGAAATAGCGGATTAGAAGTAGAAATACGAACGAAAAATATTTCAACCGAAAAATTCAAATGGTCATCCACCATTCTTGCTTCTAAAAACAAAAATGAACTTCTAGATTTTGGTGACTCTAATGGATTAATACAAAATGTTGATGACAAAAGAGCCGCGGAATGGATAAATTTGGTTGGGAACCCAATCTCCTCATTTTATGGTTGGGTTGTAGATAGTGAAATTCCAGCCCAATACATTAACAATCCTTATTTCCCAATTGGAGGTCAAGCACAGCATGTATATGTAAAAGATTTAAATGGCGACGGATTAATTGATGATGAAGATAAAACTATTTTAGGAAATCCCTACCCAGATCTCGTCTGGAGTTTTACCAATGATTTCACGATCGGAAACTTTAACATTAGTTTTATGTTCCAAGGAA is a window from the Kaistella flava (ex Peng et al. 2021) genome containing:
- a CDS encoding cupin domain-containing protein, whose amino-acid sequence is MKNFGASKEFLLDAEQEWEKVGEGVQRKIMGYDDKIMLVKVDFKTGGIGYEHEHHHSQTTYVASGEFEFTIGGVTKTVSKGDSVYIPPHVLHGATCTKGGILIDVFSPIREDFMDK
- a CDS encoding SusC/RagA family TonB-linked outer membrane protein — its product is MNNKLSVAVVFLLFGTLVTAQVKIPDTLVKEKKIDEVIIIGYGSQKKSHLTGAISKVENKDLDQIAVSRVDDALVGQVAGVNVQAIEGEAGSSPTIRIRGTGSISGSSDPLIVVDGLVVDNDYLGSLDMNNVASFEVLKDAASSAIYGSRGGNGVILITTKQGKDGKTKFSYNTFFGVKSAYHSDAYTYDIAGTAARELAETGALSARTQYIQRLGINTDWQDVIFDGGTIESHTISARGGSKSTKFSSSLGYVHDEGVLLTDDFKKYSFSFKLDTKISDKFKIGFNLSPSYTNTRRFDGSTHDVLRQAPWLPVYLDAHSIQFVNRLRDNGKYANVKIGDYAQQRMFDNFDLVTGMPVATGGTSISDTSNTNPAAKILEKNRTQQKFKMFGSMYGEYSILDDLKFRAVVGGDFQNTDVRRWQGIKADLLASSAQLDLGSANTIHLVTENYFTYDKSFGNHDITAVAGVSAEHWQTNGNEVSAAGYTSDLIQTIQAGSVSLGGRSYEYEEALLSYYSRLNYAYNNKYLLSVSFRKDGSSIFGENNKYGNFPAASVGWAVSKENFLQSSKVISNLKLRASYGFTGNKDLRIEGQDGYLIQYYPSLSLLNSSTAIINNAPVNGYNPLNISNPFLQWERSQELDFGLDYGLFKNKISGSFDIYQRTSDQLLLNNPISGTTGFTNAIANLGKVRNSGLEVEIRTKNISTEKFKWSSTILASKNKNELLDFGDSNGLIQNVDDKRAAEWINLVGNPISSFYGWVVDSEIPAQYINNPYFPIGGQAQHVYVKDLNGDGLIDDEDKTILGNPYPDLVWSFTNDFTIGNFNISFMFQGSHGAEVRNIGDQYIFNHFNSAQSYNVVTTPNQGFIKEKIFTNAIIQDASYIAWRNLNVGYNFSKDMVAKFDFINSARVYASGQNLMYFMAKGYTGLNPESINTTSPTTYGYQRAGSPIFRTISLGLNLEF